TGAGGCAGTCGCAACTGCTCTTGACCGCCAGGGTCTCTCTGCGGCGCGCCAAGCCGTTTCAAGCATCGTTGGCAGGGACCCTCAGAAGCTCGATGAAGCGGGCGTCGCTCGGGCGGCGATTGAGAGTTTAGCGGAGAATTTTTCGGACGGTGTCGTAGCCCCCGCGTTCTGGTGCGCCTGTTTTGGTCTGCCTGGTGTGGTTTTCTACAAATCCATTAATACGGCGGACAGCATGGTGGGCCATAAGAGCCCAAAATACGCAGACTTTGGCTGGTGTTCCGCTCGCCTCGACGACCTGATAAATTTGCCCGCCTCTCGTCTGTCCGTCATATGGATTTTATTGGCGAGTTTCATGCTGGAGGGTGCGGATCCCACATCCGCATGGACAGCAGTGCGGCGGGACGCCTCCCGTCATCGGTCCCCGAATGCGGGGTGGCCGGAGGCTGCTTTTGCAGGAGCACTTGGCCTGCAGCTCAACGGGCCGAAAACCTATGGCGCCAGTGTCACAGACGATGCTTGGATGGGAGCCGGACGCAGCGCAGCCAGTGCAAGTGATATCCGACGCGCCCTGAAGCTCTACCGCCTTGCCTGCAGCGTCCAAATCCTTGGCTTGGCTGCAATATTATTAGTGTTGATGGGACTCACCTGGCAAGCTTGAGGATCTGATCAATGTCCATATGTTCCTCGAGATGGGCCGCGAGTTCGTCCAGAACTGCATCCACCTCTGCCTCATGGGAACGAGGCTCCGGAGCCTGTCCAAGAGACTGAAGCCATGCCATCCGAAAGCCGTCATGCGCAAACAATCCGTGCACATATGTTCCCTGCACTCGACCGTGAGCAGAGACTGCGCCGTCCTCCCGCCCGTCACTGAACTTCAAAAATCGATCAGGGGGAACGTCGAAGCGGGTCTCGCCGATATGCATCTCGTAACCCTTGAATGGGACGCCATCCTTAAGATCGAGCCCCTCCACCTCCCTGAGCAGCTTTTCTCCCCTAAGAACCGTTACGCAGTCAAACAGACCCAGCCCCTCAATATGGGTGATCGGACCCTCCGTCCCCTCTGGATCCCTGACTTCCCGGCCAAGCATTTGAAAGCCGCCACAAATTCCCAGCACCCGGCCGCCGCGCCTGACATGAGCTTTGATGTCGATATCCCAACCGTGTTCGAAGAGCTCCGCGAGGTCGGAGATCGTGGATTTTGATCCCGGCAGGATGACAACATCACAAATGGGGAGCACCTCCCCTGGCTTCAGAAAGACGAGATTAACATCAGGTTCGGCGATCAAAGGGTCGAGATCGTCAAAATTCGAAATCCTAGGCAGCATGATCACCGCGATGGTGAGCTTCGCTGGCCTTGCCGATGCAGACAGCCTCTGCTCGAGTTCAAAGGCATCCTCCGCCGGAAGGAATTTCGCTCTGGTAAAGTAGGGAACGAGCCCTAGCGCTGGCCATCCTGATGCCTTGGAGATTGCGCGCATCCCAGCATCGAAAAGACTACGGTCTCCCCTCATCTTATTGACGATGAATCCTTTGATCAGTCGCGCATCCAGCGGGTCGATGACTGATCTGGTCCCGACGAGGCTGGCAATGACGCCACCGCGATCGATATCGCCAACCAGCACCACCGGCGTATTGCTCGCGCGTGCAAAGCCCATATTGGCGATGTCGTCCTGACGAAGGTTGATTTCAGATGCGCTGCCCGCACCTTCAACGAGGACGAGATCCGCCTGAGCTTGCACCAGCGCGAAGCTATCCATGACCGCCGGCATGAGTTGACTCTTCAAAGCCTGGTATTGCTTCGCAGTCGCGTTCCCCCACACTTTTCCTTGAACGACAATTTGAGAGCCAATATCGCTTTGCGGTTTCAGCAGAACGGGGTTCATGTGCACAGACAATGGCTTACGCGCCGCTTTTGCCTGTAGAGCTTGCGCCCTGCCGATTTCTCCGCCGTCCACGGTAACGGCTGCATTGTTCGACATATTCTGCGGCTTGAAGGGGATTACGCTTTTGCCCCGATTGGCGAACGCTCTCGCCAATCCGGCCACAATCAACGATTTTCCAACATTGGATCCGGTGCCCTGGAACATGATCGCGGCCATGGGCTTAGAACTCGATTCCAGCCTGTGCTTTTACACCCGCCGCGAAATGATGCTTCACCTGCCCCATCTCGGTGACGAGATCAGCCATGTCCACGAGGTCCTTCGGAGCATTGCGCCCCGTCACCACAACGTGGAGATCCGCCCGCCGTTCAGTTAGCGCCGTCAGGATGGGAGCGAGAGCCAGATAGTCATACCGAAGAACGATGTTGAGCTCGTCCAGGATAAGCAGCCTGATGGTTTGGTCCTTCATGAGAGCCACCGCTTGGTCCCATGCAGCCTGAGCCGCAGCAATGTCACGCCCTCTGTCCTGGGTCTCCCAGGTGAACCCTTCCCCCATGGAGTGCCACTCGATGAGGTCTCGAAAATGGGTCAACATCTCCCGCTCGCCAGTCGACCAAGCGCCTTTGATAAACTGCACCACCCCGACCCGGCCGCCATTCCCCATCATTCTGAGAGCCAGGCCGAATGCCGCAGTCGATTTTCCTTTCCCCGGACCCGTGTGAACGATCAGAAGGCCTTTTTCAGCAATCGTCTTGGACGCAACCTCCGCATCCTGGATCGCCTTGCGCTTTGCCATCTTTGCCTTATGGCGATCCGCATCGGTAAATGTGTTCACGTCATTTGACTTTCATTGGAAGACCCGCCACCAGAAGAATGACCTGGTCCGCGATCGCTGCCATTCGTTGATTGAGCCGGCCCGCTTCGTCGCGAAAGGATCTCGCTAGCGCATTGTCGGGGACGATCCCCAGCCCGACCTCATTAGATACAAGCACCGTGGGTGCTTCTCGAGCCTTGAGCGCCCCCTCCAAATCCCCGTAAGCCTTTTCGAGGCGATGATTTCCTAACATCAGATTAGTGAGCCACAAGGTCAGACAATCCACGAGGACGGCTTGGGTGAGAGGGACTGATCGAACGGCCAATGCCAGATCGACTGGCGCCTCCAAAGTGATCCAGCCTGCTCCTCGCCTCGACCGATGTTGATCTATCCGTGTCTGCATCTCGTGGTCTGCTGCCTCAGCAGTCGCCAAATAGCACCACGGCGCTGGCGAGTCCTGGACCAACTTTTCCGCATAAGTGCTCTTGCCCGAACGGGCACCACCGAGCACAAGCGTGAGGAGGAGGTTTGCAACTTGCAACTCTGTATACCTAAGTCGGAGCTTGGCGGATTGACAGTCCCGTCAGAATGGTCATACCTAACCTTGGACGGTTCTTCCACACTAGGAAGATGAAAAGGGAATTCAGTGGCGTTGAAGGGAACTTCGACCATGCTGAAGCTGCCCCCGCAACTGTAAGCGGAAAGCCTGTGCTAGCGCCACTGACGAGTTTGTCGGGAAGGCAAGTACGAGAGGCGATTGTATCCGCGAGCCAGGAGACCTGCCGTCCTATGTGGTCCGATAGCTGGACGGGGTGTGTCAGCGGCGGGCAGCATCGAATCTGATGCTGGGATCCCCTGGATCATCGCGACTGATGCCACCCCGAGCGACCGGCGATGAAGGGCTGCATCAGAAAGTGACCAAAGCGAAACTCCATATTTGCGTGACCTGCAAATCGTCGCTCCCGGCTGACGCTGAGGCAAAGAATGCTGTCGGCCGTCAGCTTTATGAAGCAATGCGCTCTCTTGCCGGTGATTTCGGAGACGACGCGCCAGTGGAAGTGCGCCCGGTGGCATGCTTGGCAAATTGTGATCACGCCTGCTCGGCAAGCATATCCGCCACGGGAAAGTGGACCTATCTCCTGCGCGACCTGAATGCGGAGATGGCTGCGGATCTGATGACCTATTGTGAAACCTATCAGCGGTCGGAGACGGGCAACGTGTTTAGGTCTCGAAGACCGTCTTCAATGCACAGCTCGATCGCCGGAAGAGTGCCTTCCACGGGAATGATCTTGCCGAACACGGAGTTTACCGAATGAACATTTTGGCAGAGAAGATTCCAACGACGGTCATCACCGGCTTTTTAGGGGCTGGAAAGACAACGCTCGTGCGGCATTTGCTTGAGAATGCAGGGGGCCGACGCCTAGCGCTTATCGTGAATGAGTTTGGTACCGTTGGAGTGGATGGCGAAATCCTTCGGGGCTGCGGCATCACCTCATGCCCGGAGGAAAACATCGTCGAGCTATCTAACGGCTGTCTGTGTTGCACGGTGGCGGATGAGTTTTTGCCAACGATGGAAGCATTGCTGAACCGGTCGGAGCCCCCTGAGCATATTTTGATCGAAACATCGGGTCTCGCATTGCCCAAGCCGCTTCTCAAGGCGTTTGATTGGCCGACCGTGCGGTCTCGGATAACCGTTGACGGTGTTATTGCCGTCGTCGACGGACCCGCAGTAGCTGAGGGACGGTTTGCCGATGACCCCGAAGCCATCGCGCTGCAACGTCAGGCCGATGACAGCCTCGATCACGACAATCCTCTGGAAGAGGTCTATGAAGACCAGATCAACGCAGCGGATCTCATCATCATCAACAAGATTGACTTGATGGACGAAGCCACGCTGTCCCGGGTTAAGAGTGAAATCGCGTCGGCTACTCCGCGCGCAATCAAGATCCTGACGACAACGGAATCAAAGGTAGATGTGGCCATTCTCCTCGGCATGGGTGCCGGTGTGGAGGACGACTTGGCCGCCCGACCCTCTCATCACGACGGGCTCGATGATCATGAGCATGATGATTTTGATAGTTTTATTCTGACAGTTCCTCAGCAGCGCGCTCCCGAGACCCTTCTTCTTCAACTTCAGAAGGCGGCTGAAGCTCATGATATCCTCAGAATAAAGGGCTTCATCGGGATAGACGGTAAACCGCTTCGCCTTCTCATTCAGGGGGTGGGCCGCCGCTTCCGTCATCAATACGATCGCCCTTGGGATAAGTCCGAAGACCGATCAGGAAGAATAGTAGTTATCGGTCGCTCTGGTTTCGACAAGTCAGGCATAGCGGCGATGATCGTCGGTGACCAAGCGCAAGACACGGTTCGATAAATAACTCGCTCAAAGCAAAACATGCATATCCTGGCGCGAGAGACCAGATCCCTGGATGAGGCCGACACCGTTATCGATCTCGACCCGTCGCCGGCCGACATTGTGTTTCTGTCATTTTCCGATTCAGATCTCGGAGCGGTGGCTTCAGCTTGGGAGCAGTCTCGCGACGGACTTCCTTCATTACAGCTGGCAAATCTCAAGGCTCTCCGCCATCCGATGTCGGTGGACCTCTATTTAGAGAAGACGATGAGGAGTGCCCGTTGCGTCATCGTCCGACTGTTGGGCGGTGTGGACTACTGGCCCTATGGAGCAGCAGAAGTATCCGGTTTATGTAAATCGCATGGCATCGCACTTGCGCTTCTCGACGGAGACAACATCGATGATGCCAGATTAAATGCCTTATCCACCCTACAACCGTCGGCCCTTTCTAGGTTGCGGGATTTTTTTCGTTTCGGTGGACAAGAGAACCTTCTGGCAGCCTTGCAATATGCTGCGCATCTCGGGGGCTTGGCTCCCGATCCTGATCAGGTGCCGCAACAGTTACCCGCAGCGGGAGAATATCAACTGAATTTGGCTGTGGAGGAGGGCAAGCCATCTGCAGCTCTAATCTTCTATAGGGCTTATCTCCTTGCTTCAGACCTCGAACCGATCACGACGCTGGCCGCAGCGTTGGCGCAGCATTTTAATGTTCGCGTTTATTTTGTAACGAGCCTCCAGCAGCAAGAGAGTGCCGCGTATATCAGCAAAGTCTTGAGGGAGGTGCGTCCCTCCATAATTCTGAATGCCACAGCCTTTGCTGCGCGCCGGACCGACAATGGCAGCTCACCTCTGGATGTGGCAAATGTTCCAGTCCTTCAGGTGATCCTGTCGGGGTCATCTCAAGAGATGTGGCAGAGGTCAACCCGTGGTCTCTCCGAGACTGACCTTGCAATGCATGTCGTCCTTCCGGAGCTGGACGGCCGGCTTCTGACGACAGCCATATCTTTCAAAGCGGAGAGCGAGAATGTTCCGGGAACCGGCTTCACCCGGACAATTCATGCGGCCGATCCAGATGGCGTAAACCTTGCCGTTCGGAGAGCCGTGGGCTGGGCGCGATTGTCCAGTTTGCAGCCTAAGCAGCGGAGGCTCGCCCTGGTGCTGTCCGACTATCCTGCGGCAAAGGGACAGATTGCACACGCCGTAGGACTTGACGCGCTAGCCAGTGCCTATTCAATCCTGAATTTACTGGCGGAAAACGGGTATGGCATAGGCGAGATTGGCGCAGATTCGTTCTCTGCCCAAATGATAGAAGTGTTAACTGCCGGTCCTCCAAACCCGAAGCTAACGCTTTGCGAGTATCTCAAACTCTTCCAAGAGTTTCCATTGCAGCTGCAGCGTCAGGTCATGGAAGCCTGGGGAGGTGCAGATGAGGATCGATTCTTTGTGGACGGAGCATTTTGCTTCCGGACATTTCAAGTGGGCGCCGTCACCCTCGCCATCCAACCAGATCGCGGGAGCAGCTTCGATCGAAAAGCGTCCTACCATGATCCGGAGCAACCTCCCCGCCATGGCTATATAGCATTCTATTTGTGGCTGAGAGCGGTCCAAGCAGTGGATGCGATGATTCATCTTGGAACCCACGGCTCCCTTGAGTGGCTGCCTGGGAAAGCTGTCGCTCTGTCCAAGGAATGCGCACCGACGGCGCTGTTGGGCGGTCTTCCTGTAATTTATCCGTTTATTGTTAACAACCCCGGCGAAGCGGCAGTCGCTAAGCGTCGCTTGGGAGCCGTCACGATCGGGCATTTGACACCTCCTTTGAGAGCTGCCGACATATCGGGAAACGCGCTCGAGTTAGAGAAGCTCTTGGATGAATATGGGGCTGCGGACGGACTCGACCGCCGCCGAATGAACCTTTTGCGCCGGGAAATCCTGGAGCGCGCCGGATCAGCCGGGTTGCTGGAGGAGAGCGGCGTTCGACCCGAGACACCGGACGAAGAAGCGCTCACGCGGCTTGATGCGTTTTTATGTGACGTCAAAGATCTACAGATCAGAGACGGACTGCACATCTTTGGCCAGGATCCCCGCCCAGAGCATCGGAGTAGTCTCGCAGCAACGATTGCAAGGACATCGGCGCTTCCCCTGGAATTGGTGAACGAACGATTGGAACAGTCTGCAAAGGCTGAACAAGGAGCCATTCTGGCAGCTTTGGACG
This genomic stretch from Rhodoligotrophos appendicifer harbors:
- the cobN gene encoding cobaltochelatase subunit CobN, coding for MHILARETRSLDEADTVIDLDPSPADIVFLSFSDSDLGAVASAWEQSRDGLPSLQLANLKALRHPMSVDLYLEKTMRSARCVIVRLLGGVDYWPYGAAEVSGLCKSHGIALALLDGDNIDDARLNALSTLQPSALSRLRDFFRFGGQENLLAALQYAAHLGGLAPDPDQVPQQLPAAGEYQLNLAVEEGKPSAALIFYRAYLLASDLEPITTLAAALAQHFNVRVYFVTSLQQQESAAYISKVLREVRPSIILNATAFAARRTDNGSSPLDVANVPVLQVILSGSSQEMWQRSTRGLSETDLAMHVVLPELDGRLLTTAISFKAESENVPGTGFTRTIHAADPDGVNLAVRRAVGWARLSSLQPKQRRLALVLSDYPAAKGQIAHAVGLDALASAYSILNLLAENGYGIGEIGADSFSAQMIEVLTAGPPNPKLTLCEYLKLFQEFPLQLQRQVMEAWGGADEDRFFVDGAFCFRTFQVGAVTLAIQPDRGSSFDRKASYHDPEQPPRHGYIAFYLWLRAVQAVDAMIHLGTHGSLEWLPGKAVALSKECAPTALLGGLPVIYPFIVNNPGEAAVAKRRLGAVTIGHLTPPLRAADISGNALELEKLLDEYGAADGLDRRRMNLLRREILERAGSAGLLEESGVRPETPDEEALTRLDAFLCDVKDLQIRDGLHIFGQDPRPEHRSSLAATIARTSALPLELVNERLEQSAKAEQGAILAALDGRFIIPGPAGAPSRGRADVLPTGRNLYTIDPRAIPTRSAVLLAERSVKELNRRHLQDQGDWLRATVINVWGSTTLRTGGEDLALALVMLGVRPTWDHGSNRVTGFEILPMANLDGPRVDVTLRVSGMFRDVFASQMKLFDEAVMAVARLDEPSDFNPVAAVARPLAGDFFRAATHRIYGNAPGRYGVQAAEQLQRGLWESREDLAESYVESSCFAFGGNAEAVYDPVGLRERIHTADSFVHPQDHGEVDLLDSLDFAAHEGGFSAAAEKMGRSPALYHLEMINPVNPKVRTVQEEVNRVVRGRAANQAWIAGMMRHGYRGAAEIARGLDGLFGFSATLSHRFDRQFDQVFEETLGSDAVNQFLSKSNAAAHQAMIERFDEAIRRGLWQPRRNSVVKLLEERKSV
- the cbiB gene encoding adenosylcobinamide-phosphate synthase CbiB gives rise to the protein MVWWLILAVSALLIEAAVGYPASVYKRLSHPVVWIGKLIASLDASLNREALGSTQRRFAGIAATALTIFIFVVPAVILQVLAVQYLPPIVALALLAIICSTLFAQRSLHEHVEAVATALDRQGLSAARQAVSSIVGRDPQKLDEAGVARAAIESLAENFSDGVVAPAFWCACFGLPGVVFYKSINTADSMVGHKSPKYADFGWCSARLDDLINLPASRLSVIWILLASFMLEGADPTSAWTAVRRDASRHRSPNAGWPEAAFAGALGLQLNGPKTYGASVTDDAWMGAGRSAASASDIRRALKLYRLACSVQILGLAAILLVLMGLTWQA
- a CDS encoding cobyric acid synthase, with translation MAAIMFQGTGSNVGKSLIVAGLARAFANRGKSVIPFKPQNMSNNAAVTVDGGEIGRAQALQAKAARKPLSVHMNPVLLKPQSDIGSQIVVQGKVWGNATAKQYQALKSQLMPAVMDSFALVQAQADLVLVEGAGSASEINLRQDDIANMGFARASNTPVVLVGDIDRGGVIASLVGTRSVIDPLDARLIKGFIVNKMRGDRSLFDAGMRAISKASGWPALGLVPYFTRAKFLPAEDAFELEQRLSASARPAKLTIAVIMLPRISNFDDLDPLIAEPDVNLVFLKPGEVLPICDVVILPGSKSTISDLAELFEHGWDIDIKAHVRRGGRVLGICGGFQMLGREVRDPEGTEGPITHIEGLGLFDCVTVLRGEKLLREVEGLDLKDGVPFKGYEMHIGETRFDVPPDRFLKFSDGREDGAVSAHGRVQGTYVHGLFAHDGFRMAWLQSLGQAPEPRSHEAEVDAVLDELAAHLEEHMDIDQILKLAR
- the cobU gene encoding bifunctional adenosylcobinamide kinase/adenosylcobinamide-phosphate guanylyltransferase, which produces MQVANLLLTLVLGGARSGKSTYAEKLVQDSPAPWCYLATAEAADHEMQTRIDQHRSRRGAGWITLEAPVDLALAVRSVPLTQAVLVDCLTLWLTNLMLGNHRLEKAYGDLEGALKAREAPTVLVSNEVGLGIVPDNALARSFRDEAGRLNQRMAAIADQVILLVAGLPMKVK
- the cobW gene encoding cobalamin biosynthesis protein CobW, which gives rise to MNILAEKIPTTVITGFLGAGKTTLVRHLLENAGGRRLALIVNEFGTVGVDGEILRGCGITSCPEENIVELSNGCLCCTVADEFLPTMEALLNRSEPPEHILIETSGLALPKPLLKAFDWPTVRSRITVDGVIAVVDGPAVAEGRFADDPEAIALQRQADDSLDHDNPLEEVYEDQINAADLIIINKIDLMDEATLSRVKSEIASATPRAIKILTTTESKVDVAILLGMGAGVEDDLAARPSHHDGLDDHEHDDFDSFILTVPQQRAPETLLLQLQKAAEAHDILRIKGFIGIDGKPLRLLIQGVGRRFRHQYDRPWDKSEDRSGRIVVIGRSGFDKSGIAAMIVGDQAQDTVR
- a CDS encoding DUF1636 domain-containing protein — encoded protein: MPPRATGDEGLHQKVTKAKLHICVTCKSSLPADAEAKNAVGRQLYEAMRSLAGDFGDDAPVEVRPVACLANCDHACSASISATGKWTYLLRDLNAEMAADLMTYCETYQRSETGNVFRSRRPSSMHSSIAGRVPSTGMILPNTEFTE
- the cobO gene encoding cob(I)yrinic acid a,c-diamide adenosyltransferase, encoding MNTFTDADRHKAKMAKRKAIQDAEVASKTIAEKGLLIVHTGPGKGKSTAAFGLALRMMGNGGRVGVVQFIKGAWSTGEREMLTHFRDLIEWHSMGEGFTWETQDRGRDIAAAQAAWDQAVALMKDQTIRLLILDELNIVLRYDYLALAPILTALTERRADLHVVVTGRNAPKDLVDMADLVTEMGQVKHHFAAGVKAQAGIEF